The Citrifermentans bemidjiense Bem genome window below encodes:
- the pilM gene encoding type IV pilus biogenesis protein PilM: MLTNRKGLGLEISAGGLSFAMVSGGKTPKVETGLSLPFAPGMLTLSRREPNVNDPKGFVTALREAHLRLLTRERSVSVSLPDAVGRVVLLDLEARFRSREEGLDVIRWKLKKSLPFDIGTVHLDYQTLEEKESGAVSLLVSLVSRAVVTQYEELLIQAGLEPKQIDFTSFNFYRLFAPRLDISDDGAFVTFYQGAMTVLIFHAGVLSFYRTKEGVGDVQNLYREVNSSFLVYGDRFPGQTVEEVFCMAPPADAESFRALVAEASGLEPVLLDLERMVQQAPALGLDRPALHALAGSIGAALRSLP, from the coding sequence ATGCTAACGAACAGGAAGGGCCTGGGACTCGAGATCTCCGCCGGCGGGCTCAGCTTCGCCATGGTGAGCGGCGGCAAAACACCCAAGGTGGAGACGGGGCTTTCCCTCCCCTTTGCGCCCGGTATGCTGACCCTGTCGCGCCGGGAACCGAACGTGAACGACCCCAAGGGGTTCGTCACCGCGCTCAGGGAAGCGCATCTCCGTCTACTGACTCGAGAGCGCTCGGTCAGCGTCTCGCTTCCGGACGCGGTGGGGCGCGTGGTGCTGCTCGACCTGGAGGCACGCTTCAGAAGCCGGGAGGAGGGGCTGGACGTAATCCGCTGGAAGCTCAAAAAGAGCCTCCCCTTCGACATCGGCACGGTGCACCTGGACTACCAGACCCTCGAGGAGAAAGAGAGCGGCGCTGTTTCCCTGCTGGTATCGCTGGTGTCGCGGGCGGTGGTGACCCAGTACGAGGAACTCCTGATCCAGGCGGGGCTGGAGCCCAAACAGATCGACTTCACCTCCTTCAACTTTTATCGCCTCTTCGCGCCGCGGCTGGACATCTCCGACGACGGCGCGTTCGTCACCTTCTACCAGGGGGCGATGACGGTGCTGATCTTCCACGCCGGCGTGCTGAGCTTCTACCGCACCAAGGAAGGGGTCGGCGACGTGCAGAACCTCTACCGCGAGGTGAACAGTTCCTTCCTGGTCTACGGCGATCGTTTCCCGGGTCAGACGGTGGAAGAAGTCTTTTGCATGGCCCCCCCCGCCGACGCCGAGTCGTTCCGCGCCCTGGTGGCGGAGGCCTCTGGGCTTGAGCCGGTGCTGCTCGACCTGGAGCGCATGGTGCAGCAGGCGCCGGCGCTGGGGCTGGACCGGCCGGCACTGCACGCCTTGGCTGGATCGATAGGCGCTGCCTTGAGGAGCCTGCCATGA
- a CDS encoding GspE/PulE family protein, with product MLKPFRKKRLGDILLERGDLTQDQLAYALDKQHSTKERLGIICLADGLISDIVLAMALAEQFGLEYVDLKGVRPDESLFNFIPPEVTFRFHFVPLDLQGDLLVVAISDPTAVLQLDEMALLLERPLLFKVAAESEIAYHLKRGEGTSRVLKEVSEDFMLQLVTETDKGEEILSVENVTADTSPIIKLVNSTILDALTRRASDIHIETAQDGVLIKYRIDGVLYKATDPIDSHFQGPLISRLKVMSELDISERRIPQDGRFKVRIGSKSIDFRVSIMPSAFGEDAVIRILDKESIASDLRGLTLETLGMAPREIKRFRKMIKEPYGMVLVTGPTGSGKTTTLYGALTEIHTGLEKIITIEDPVEYVLSGITQIPVNEKKGLTFARGLRSVLRHDPDKIMVGEIRDSETAQIAVQSALTGHLVFTTVHANNVFDVIGRFTHMGIDPYNFVACLNCVMAQRLVRKICPACRKPVTVTDDELRESAIDPESTRGLTLYEARGCDECNGTGYRGRSAIVELLDLNDEIRELIIAKSPVAALKKAAKAAGTMFLRESAVAKVLAGETTIKEINRVTFVE from the coding sequence ATGCTGAAACCTTTCCGAAAGAAAAGACTGGGCGACATCCTGCTGGAGCGGGGGGACCTGACTCAGGACCAGCTCGCCTACGCGCTGGACAAGCAGCATAGCACCAAGGAACGACTGGGGATCATCTGCCTGGCCGACGGGCTGATCAGCGACATCGTGCTGGCCATGGCGCTCGCCGAGCAGTTCGGCCTCGAGTACGTGGACCTGAAGGGGGTGCGCCCGGACGAGTCCCTGTTCAACTTCATCCCGCCCGAGGTCACGTTCCGCTTCCACTTCGTGCCGCTGGATTTGCAGGGGGACCTGCTGGTGGTGGCCATCTCAGACCCCACCGCAGTGCTGCAGCTGGATGAGATGGCGCTCCTTCTCGAGCGCCCGCTGCTTTTCAAGGTGGCCGCCGAATCGGAAATCGCCTACCATCTGAAACGGGGCGAGGGGACCAGCCGGGTGCTGAAGGAGGTCTCCGAGGACTTCATGCTGCAGCTGGTGACCGAGACCGACAAAGGGGAGGAGATTCTCTCCGTCGAGAACGTCACCGCGGACACGAGCCCCATCATCAAGCTGGTGAACTCCACCATACTGGATGCCCTCACCAGGCGCGCCTCCGATATTCATATCGAGACCGCGCAGGACGGCGTCCTCATCAAGTACCGCATCGACGGCGTCCTCTACAAGGCCACCGACCCCATCGACTCCCATTTCCAGGGGCCGCTCATCTCCCGTCTCAAGGTCATGAGCGAACTGGACATCTCGGAGCGCCGCATCCCGCAGGACGGCCGCTTCAAGGTCCGCATCGGCTCCAAGTCCATCGACTTCCGCGTCTCCATCATGCCTAGCGCCTTCGGCGAGGACGCGGTCATCCGTATCCTCGACAAGGAGAGCATCGCCAGCGACCTGCGGGGGCTTACCCTGGAGACGCTGGGGATGGCGCCCCGCGAGATCAAGCGCTTCCGGAAGATGATCAAGGAGCCCTACGGCATGGTGCTGGTAACCGGGCCGACCGGTTCGGGCAAGACCACCACCCTCTACGGAGCCTTGACCGAGATACATACCGGTCTGGAAAAGATCATCACCATCGAGGACCCGGTCGAGTACGTCCTCTCCGGCATCACCCAGATCCCAGTCAACGAGAAGAAGGGGCTCACCTTCGCCCGGGGCCTGCGCTCCGTCCTGCGCCACGACCCGGACAAGATCATGGTGGGTGAGATCCGCGACTCGGAGACGGCGCAGATCGCGGTGCAGTCGGCGCTCACAGGCCACCTGGTGTTCACCACGGTGCACGCCAACAACGTCTTCGACGTCATCGGCCGCTTCACCCACATGGGAATCGACCCCTACAACTTCGTGGCCTGCCTTAACTGCGTCATGGCGCAACGCCTGGTCAGGAAGATCTGCCCCGCCTGCCGCAAGCCGGTGACGGTTACCGACGACGAACTGCGCGAGTCGGCGATCGACCCGGAAAGCACCCGCGGCCTGACCCTCTACGAGGCCCGTGGATGCGACGAGTGCAACGGTACCGGCTACCGCGGCCGCTCCGCCATCGTCGAGCTTTTGGACCTGAACGACGAGATCAGGGAACTGATCATCGCCAAGTCACCGGTGGCCGCCCTCAAAAAGGCCGCCAAGGCTGCAGGAACCATGTTCCTCCGGGAGAGCGCGGTAGCCAAGGTGCTGGCGGGCGAGACCACGATAAAGGAGATCAACCGTGTCACTTTCGTGGAGTAG
- the pilO gene encoding type 4a pilus biogenesis protein PilO, which yields MNYQIVRDIMAARSKSLAFLALLLLLAVSVQLYLSYWQRPALEKAQVEWFSKRDAIAKGESVGDATRYHNGMRDLGEFQKRLVPKERFPALMSQLYDAAKSNALSLKAVSYKPAKIKGQKQIDTYGVSFTVSGRYASVKKFVADLMRYKELVTVDSISLGSQSATEETVTLKVQTTVYMKTGGA from the coding sequence ATGAATTACCAGATCGTACGCGACATCATGGCCGCCAGGAGCAAATCGCTGGCTTTCTTGGCTCTTCTGCTGCTGCTCGCGGTGTCGGTGCAGCTCTACCTCTCCTATTGGCAGCGCCCGGCGCTGGAAAAGGCGCAGGTGGAGTGGTTTTCCAAGAGGGACGCTATTGCCAAGGGAGAGTCCGTGGGCGACGCCACGCGCTATCACAACGGGATGCGCGACCTTGGGGAGTTCCAAAAACGCCTGGTGCCGAAGGAACGGTTCCCCGCGCTGATGAGCCAGCTCTACGACGCCGCCAAGAGCAATGCCCTTTCCCTGAAAGCGGTCTCCTACAAACCGGCCAAGATCAAAGGGCAGAAGCAGATCGATACCTACGGCGTTTCCTTTACCGTTTCCGGGCGCTATGCCTCGGTGAAAAAATTCGTCGCGGACCTGATGCGCTACAAGGAACTGGTCACGGTCGACTCCATCTCGCTGGGTAGCCAGAGTGCGACCGAGGAGACGGTGACGCTGAAGGTCCAGACTACGGTGTATATGAAGACGGGGGGGGCATGA
- a CDS encoding PilN domain-containing protein, protein MKLTINLATRRYLNMRRLNAALFGAGLVLAALLVYQVREIANNQVEFNTIKRDSAAANSARPGAAPVSPEQLKSLESSVAFANEIIDKKTLNWLALLDKLEGVVPAGVALTQVEPVLKDQALKLAGVAYGFSNLRTLLENMEQSPNFSEVYLLSQSEVKVGKSQQGIGFTISCKVGYR, encoded by the coding sequence ATGAAACTGACCATAAACCTGGCTACCCGGCGCTATCTCAATATGCGCCGGCTGAACGCGGCGCTTTTCGGCGCCGGGCTCGTGCTGGCGGCGCTTCTCGTTTACCAGGTGCGCGAGATCGCCAACAACCAGGTCGAGTTCAATACGATCAAACGGGACAGCGCCGCGGCGAACAGCGCGCGTCCGGGCGCGGCTCCGGTGAGCCCGGAGCAGTTGAAGTCCCTGGAGAGCAGTGTCGCCTTCGCCAACGAGATCATCGACAAAAAGACCCTCAACTGGCTCGCGCTTTTGGACAAGCTTGAAGGGGTGGTGCCCGCCGGGGTCGCGCTGACCCAGGTGGAGCCGGTCTTGAAAGATCAAGCCCTGAAGCTTGCTGGGGTGGCCTACGGCTTCTCGAACCTGCGCACGCTGCTGGAGAACATGGAACAGTCTCCCAACTTCTCGGAGGTGTACCTCCTGTCGCAGAGCGAGGTCAAGGTGGGCAAGAGCCAACAAGGCATCGGCTTCACCATCTCCTGCAAGGTCGGTTACCGATGA
- a CDS encoding secretin N-terminal domain-containing protein — translation MHRPRLILTVMLVALALSGCTSGRTAFSKAEKLEREGNLDAALVKYAEVAAANPDIGEYRVKLLNVTETAARAHFKKGEEFFAKKNYDEALREFQSAYAMDPTHVLAKNQADQVLKLRNAQTYLQEGLDFEKNRKPREAMIAFKHALEFDPSNKEVKEGLDRIIANKRQKLDGFELNLKSNKPITLKFRDAKLKEIFTILSQLSGINFVFDDAVKDVNITLHLENGSFQQAMELITGMQKLDKKILNESTIIIYPKTPDKVKQYEELFLQTFYLNKLDAKKAVNLVRTMLQVKKIYVNEEANALVIRDTPEVIEVARKILEANDVPDAEVLLEVEVFELSKQNAETFGLLLSRYATSLGVTAPGSTGTNPFLADTLGAVTTTTTTGTTTSSAGPSNLLNVFNLRGYNGYLTVPNATFNFGKTLSNGETLSNPKIRVKNREKAKFNVGTRVPITTTSSPSGGGVSVNVQYVDVGVKVNAEPTIQLNNEVAIKLGLEVSSILNEKTIGTDQATTVVTIGTRNLDTVLSLKDGETSIIGGLIQKTQTDSKSKVFLLGDIPILGPLFSNTSDKKDKTELLLAITPRIVRGVTVPDNDVAAFWSGREDEPSSHQPYSSFMEPDFVNPEAAEGAAAPAAAKPAPRALPNLVPVQKIVPAPVPAPAPAPAGAPAPAPAGAPAPAPGGAAAAVPAPAPGAVPAAGDVPVPAPVPVPVPAPVPVPVPAPAPAAPAAAKQPLLTDSLIALSLPAKVKLNDQFSVQVNGSGMRDLYKAVFVLSYDPKLLDAISQSEGNLLKQPGKPSTFQAFADKKKGEIWMSGMREEPTGTANGILANISFKAIGTGSAAVSVNNTNFSKKTGEDIPVTAFKSVVEVQ, via the coding sequence ATGCATAGACCAAGACTGATCTTAACCGTGATGCTGGTGGCACTGGCTCTCTCGGGCTGCACGTCCGGCCGCACCGCTTTCAGCAAGGCGGAGAAGCTGGAGCGAGAGGGAAACCTGGACGCCGCGCTGGTGAAGTACGCCGAGGTAGCCGCTGCCAACCCCGATATCGGCGAGTACCGGGTGAAGCTTCTGAACGTCACCGAGACTGCGGCTCGCGCGCATTTCAAGAAGGGGGAGGAGTTCTTCGCCAAGAAGAACTACGACGAAGCCCTCAGGGAGTTTCAAAGCGCCTACGCCATGGACCCCACGCACGTCCTGGCCAAGAATCAGGCCGACCAGGTGCTTAAGCTGAGAAACGCCCAGACCTACCTGCAGGAGGGGCTCGACTTCGAGAAGAACCGCAAACCGCGGGAGGCGATGATCGCCTTCAAGCACGCCCTCGAATTCGACCCGAGCAACAAGGAGGTGAAGGAAGGGCTGGATCGCATCATCGCCAACAAGCGCCAGAAGCTGGACGGTTTCGAGCTGAACCTGAAGTCGAACAAGCCGATCACCCTCAAGTTCCGCGATGCCAAGCTCAAGGAGATCTTCACCATCCTTTCCCAGCTCTCCGGCATCAACTTCGTCTTCGACGACGCGGTGAAGGACGTGAACATCACGCTGCACCTGGAGAACGGCTCATTCCAGCAGGCGATGGAACTGATCACCGGGATGCAGAAGCTGGACAAGAAGATCCTGAACGAGAGCACCATCATCATCTATCCGAAGACCCCGGACAAGGTCAAGCAGTACGAAGAGCTCTTCCTGCAGACCTTCTACCTGAACAAGCTGGACGCGAAGAAGGCGGTCAACCTGGTGCGCACCATGCTCCAGGTGAAGAAGATCTACGTGAACGAGGAGGCGAACGCCCTCGTCATCCGCGACACCCCCGAGGTCATCGAGGTGGCGCGCAAGATTCTGGAGGCCAACGACGTTCCCGATGCCGAGGTGCTCCTCGAGGTGGAGGTGTTCGAGCTCTCCAAGCAGAACGCCGAGACCTTCGGACTGCTCCTCTCCCGGTACGCCACCTCCCTGGGGGTGACAGCTCCGGGAAGCACCGGCACCAACCCGTTCCTGGCTGACACGCTGGGAGCAGTCACCACGACGACCACCACAGGTACGACCACCTCTTCCGCTGGGCCGTCCAACCTGTTGAACGTGTTCAACCTGAGGGGTTATAACGGCTACTTGACCGTACCCAACGCCACCTTCAACTTCGGCAAGACCCTCTCCAACGGCGAGACCCTCTCCAACCCGAAAATCAGGGTGAAGAACCGAGAGAAGGCGAAGTTCAACGTCGGCACCAGGGTCCCTATCACCACCACCTCTTCGCCTTCCGGCGGCGGCGTCAGCGTCAACGTCCAGTACGTCGACGTCGGGGTCAAGGTGAACGCCGAGCCGACCATCCAGCTCAACAACGAGGTCGCCATCAAGCTGGGGCTCGAGGTCAGCTCCATCCTCAACGAGAAGACTATCGGCACCGACCAGGCCACCACCGTGGTCACCATCGGCACCAGGAACCTCGACACCGTGCTCTCACTCAAGGACGGCGAGACCAGCATCATCGGGGGGCTGATCCAGAAGACCCAGACCGACAGCAAGAGCAAGGTCTTCTTGTTGGGCGACATCCCGATCCTCGGCCCTTTGTTCAGCAACACCAGCGACAAGAAGGATAAGACCGAGCTGCTGCTTGCCATCACCCCCAGAATCGTGCGCGGCGTGACCGTTCCCGACAACGACGTCGCCGCTTTCTGGTCCGGCCGCGAGGACGAGCCTTCGTCGCATCAGCCGTATTCCTCCTTCATGGAGCCTGACTTCGTCAACCCCGAGGCCGCCGAGGGTGCCGCGGCCCCTGCCGCAGCCAAGCCCGCTCCCAGGGCGCTGCCTAACCTGGTGCCGGTCCAGAAGATCGTGCCGGCTCCTGTTCCGGCCCCGGCTCCTGCTCCTGCCGGCGCTCCTGCTCCTGCTCCTGCCGGCGCTCCGGCCCCGGCCCCAGGCGGAGCTGCCGCGGCAGTTCCAGCACCTGCCCCTGGCGCCGTTCCGGCCGCAGGGGACGTCCCGGTGCCCGCGCCTGTCCCTGTCCCTGTGCCCGCTCCGGTACCGGTACCGGTTCCCGCTCCCGCTCCAGCCGCACCCGCAGCCGCGAAACAGCCGCTTCTGACCGATTCGCTGATCGCGCTGAGCCTTCCGGCCAAGGTGAAGCTGAACGACCAGTTCAGCGTGCAGGTGAATGGATCAGGGATGAGGGATTTGTACAAGGCGGTCTTCGTGCTCTCTTACGATCCAAAGCTCCTGGACGCCATTTCGCAATCCGAGGGGAACCTCTTGAAACAACCCGGGAAGCCTTCCACTTTCCAGGCATTCGCGGACAAGAAAAAGGGTGAGATCTGGATGTCCGGCATGCGCGAGGAGCCGACCGGAACCGCCAACGGCATCCTGGCCAACATCAGCTTCAAGGCGATAGGGACGGGATCGGCCGCTGTCTCCGTGAACAACACCAACTTCAGCAAAAAGACTGGCGAGGATATCCCGGTCACCGCCTTCAAGTCCGTAGTGGAGGTACAGTAG